GGCGTTGGGCACCCTAATTGGCTGCACTATGTAAACGGCACGCGGATCGGTGATGAGGGCTGACGTCAGTACGTGCGGTACCGTGTCAAGGGTCTTGAACCCTTTATGCACCGCAACTTCCAGGATCGCCGTGGCGGGGTCCACCGAGCAGTACACGACTCGCCTGCCCCGCGAATTCCATCGTCCGCCCTGCTGGCGTGCACCTTCCCCGTGGTCCCAGGCTTTTCCGAACTTCTTCTGATCCAATCGCCATGCGATTAACGCGGCGCCACCCAGCGGGGCGGGCACTGGTGTCATGTGTAGACACCGTATTCAAGCCGGCCGAGCAGTTGTTCGACCATCTCCACGCCGGCAGGCGAGGACAGCAGATCAATGGGGCGTCGCTGATCCAGTGCCATGGCCGGGGCAGCTAACCACGTCTCGGCCTCTGCTTGGCTTCCGAACACCTCTGTCGCTTTGGCGAGAACTTCGGCGAACTTCCAAGCTCGGCCGCTTTGTTCTCGGCTCAGCGGTTTCCGTGAAGTTGCCATGCGGCGCTGGACGGTGCGAACGCTGACCCCAACGGCACGTAGCAC
This genomic interval from Pseudomonadota bacterium contains the following:
- a CDS encoding RES domain-containing protein; this translates as MTPVPAPLGGAALIAWRLDQKKFGKAWDHGEGARQQGGRWNSRGRRVVYCSVDPATAILEVAVHKGFKTLDTVPHVLTSALITDPRAVYIVQPIRVPNANWMRPGFPSAGQQAFGDALLTAHSFVLIPSAVSTHSWNL
- a CDS encoding DUF2384 domain-containing protein; translation: MSVSRQQTAPNTEPNTAPIETPFKQIASLLGGRQVLKKSITSKLDVHEVIVKGIPGRALKYMIAHAKIMNAADVLRAVGVSVRTVQRRMATSRKPLSREQSGRAWKFAEVLAKATEVFGSQAEAETWLAAPAMALDQRRPIDLLSSPAGVEMVEQLLGRLEYGVYT